A portion of the Ascaphus truei isolate aAscTru1 chromosome 14, aAscTru1.hap1, whole genome shotgun sequence genome contains these proteins:
- the STRIT1 gene encoding sarcoplasmic/endoplasmic reticulum calcium ATPase regulator DWORF — MAQPGAATYHRLMVPALLIGAWIIGCAMMIYVVFS; from the exons ATGGCACAGCCAG GAGCAGCAACATACCATCGCCTAATGGTCCCTGCATTGCTTATAGGCGCATGGATCATTGGCTGTGCAATGATGATCTATGTTGTTTTCTCATGA